Below is a genomic region from Candidatus Roseilinea sp..
TGTGACGTATGCCCGGCGATGTGCGGCGTGAGGACGACGCGGTATTCGGCGGCCAATCGCCATAGCGGGCTATCGTCCGGCAGCGGCTCCTGCTCGCACACGTCCAGCGCGGCGCCGGCGACGTGTCCCTCGGCGATCGCCGAAGCCAACGCCTGCTCATCCACCACTGCGCCGCGCCCGACGCGCCGCGCCCGACTTTGATCAGAAGCGCCGTGGGCTTCATCCGCCCGAGTGCGCTGGCGTTCAGCATGCGCCGCGTCTCCGGCGTGAGCGGTGCAGCGACCACGGCGAAGTCGGATGGTGTGAGCAGCATCGGTAGCCGGTCGCGCCGGATGCATGTGACACCATCGTCGCGCTGCTCGCCTCTGTTGGGATGCGCTTGCGCAAAGCGATCACCCGCACGCCGAACGCGCGCCAGTCGCGCGACCTCGCGGCCGATCTGGCCATAGCCGATCAAGCCGAGCGTCGCGCCGCGTCGCTCCATCGGCATGAACGCCGCGCGGTCATCGCGCCGTGCGCCGGCCTGCATCATCTGGCAGGCCATCGGGAGCCTGTGCGCCAGCGCCAGCATCATCATGGGCGTGTATTCGCCGACGTTGACGGCGTGGATGCCTGCGCCAGTCGTGAGGATCACTTCGCCGGATGCAAAGAGGGGAGCATGGATCGCCATGTCTACGCCGGCTCGGTGCATCTGCCCCCGGCGTAGCTTCGGCGCCGCCGCGCGCGAGGGCAGCTCGCCGTAGGCGTAATACACGTCGGCTGGGATCTCAGCGGGTGTTGCGTTGGGGAACGGATGGAGGCGAATGCCCGGCGCGCTTTGCTCGAACGACGCGATCGAATCCGCGTTAAACGGGCCTGTTGAAACGATGGTCGGCGGTCGAGTCATGACGTGTGCAAGGTCAAGCAACTCCAGCCGGGTGCTCACCGGCGTCTTAAGAGCGCAAACACGCCCAGCGCGATGACGCCGGCCTGCGCGAGCAGATAGGCCGGGATGATCCATTCCATCGGTAGCGCGCTTGCTTGAGCAGCGTCGAATTGCCGCGCCGCATCCTCCGGCATCGGGTTGGGGATTACGGCAACCGGCTCGGCAGGCAGCGGCGTAGGTGTGGGCGTCGGCTGTATGACCACGATCACCGCTGCCGGCGTGGGTGGCGGTGGTGGGATGGGCGCGCTGGTTGCTTCGGGGGCCAGGGTAATGACCACGGCCATGGCGCTGCTGGGATCTGTGGCCGTTGGCGCGCCGGACGCGGCAACGGGCGATGGCGCCGGCTGCGCCGCGCCGACGAGCTCCGGCGCCGCGATGGCGTCTCCGGGCGACATGGGGCGGACGGCGTCGCGCGCATTCGGGTTGTATTCGATGCTGTCGCTGGCGAGGGTCGTGCGGCCGACGCCGTCGCGCATCTCGACATAGACGGTCTGGTTGCCGGGCTGTCGCGCGAGCGTGAAAGGGATGAGCCGCTCCCAGGGCTGCCACCGAGCGCCGGCGAAATCCGGCCGATCGCTCAGCCGCACCTCGATCACGCGCCCGATGGCGTTGGCGCTGCCTTCGGGCACAGCTTCCTCCTGCGTCAACATCACGGCCACCTGCCGTTCGTTTGTCACGGGCGCATCGTCGTTGATGAAGACGGGGAGCAGGTTCGGCTGCGCGCCGAAGGTTAGCGTCCAGTAGGTGCGCAGGTTGTCTTTGGCGATGCCGATGCCCACCTCGCGCAGCTTCGGGCTAAGCACGATGCGCCGCTGACCCTCATCGCTCAAGAAGAAAGCCAGCGCTTCCTCGAATGTGCCCTGCCCGGCGTAGAGGCTTTCTGCCCAGATGCGCTGTTGCGGCCAGGCTGCGTAGCCCGTCGCTTCGATGCGTTGGCGCGGTGAAGAGCCGTCGGATCCCGTCTCGTCTATGAATCCTTTGCTGGCCATGTCGTCGCTGTGGCGCTGAGCGGCTTTGTCCAAGAGCGGATTCCAGGCGAGCGGTGGCAAGCCGTTGTCACGTCGCGCCGCGTTCAACCGCGTGAGCGCGTCCAGCTTCTCCGGCGATTGGCCGACGACGAGCGCGGGGGGGCCGGCGCACAAGCACGTGAGGAGCGCTGCGCCTAGTGCACACAGCGCCGCGCGCCGGGCTCCGTTTAAGGCGCTTCCGGCGTTGAACGCATGAGCGATCACGGCGTCGTCACCTCCACTTCGCCGAGCTGCACCGCCTCGCCTAGCGCGCGGCCGCCGCGATAGGCGGTGAGGCGTCGGCCGGTTGCGGGATCATAAACGCCGACCAGGACGCGATACACGCCAGGCGGCAAATCGGCCGGCGCGACCATGGCGTGCGCGTCGCGTTGGGTTTCGCCAGGCGGCCATCGCGTCATCGGCAGCAGCGCGTTTAGCGGCTGCCGGTCGCTCTGAAAGACCGGCCGATCATCTGCGCCGGCCACGTGCACGAACACCTTGTAGTCGGTGCGCGTGGGTTGCTCGATGGCCCACTCCAGGATGACGTAGAACCAATCGCCGGCCTGCGCACGTGCGCGTTGCCAAGATCGCCGCAGCGCGATGCGCTCGCCCTCCGGCGCGCCGAAGACAATGCCGACGTCGCGGAAGTCTGGGCGGGCGGCCGGCCGCCTGGTGACGTGATAGAGCGGCAGACGCATCTGAGCGAAGTTGTACTCGCCGGCCTCGTAGCCGTTCGGCCATAGTGTGGATTCGACGAACCGCTGCGGGTCCACCACGTCATCCTGCCACAACATCAATCGCACGCGCTGCGGTTGTCGGGCGTTCAACGCTTCGAGCACAGGCTCATCGTCGGCGAGCACGCCGTGCAACCCTGCCGGTAGGGCGACGAGGCTGTCGTCATGCTCCCTGGGCCAGTAGTATGTCACGGCGAAGTGATCGCGCGACATGATCACAAGGTCGCCTGGCCTCAGCGCTTCCACCACATGTCGGACGGCGTCGCGGATGTCCTCGCGCTGAAGCGCCGGGTCGCTCAGGTAAGCGCGAAGCGCGGGCAGCCAAGTCGCGCCGATGAGCAGCGCCGCTGTGGCGCCCGAAGTCATGGGTGCGATGCGACGGACGACGGGCGACGCATGGCCGGCGCCTAATGCGCCGGACGCGC
It encodes:
- a CDS encoding hypothetical protein (possible pseudo, frameshifted) encodes the protein MTRPPTIVSTGPFNADSIASFEQSAPGIRLHPFPNATPAEIPADVYYAYGELPSRAAAPKLRRGQMHRAGVDMAIHAPLFASGEVILTTGAGIHAVNVGEYTPMMMLALAHRLPMACQMMQAGARRDDRAAFMPMERRGATLGLIGYGQIGREVARLARVRRAGDRFAQAHPNRGEQRDDGVTCIRRDRLPMLLTPSDFAVVAAPLTPETRRMLNASALGRMKPTALLIKVGRGASGAAQWWMSRRWLRRSPRDTSPAPRWTCASRSRCRTIARYGDWPPNTASSSRRTSPGIRHTTKRERPLWRI